The Haladaptatus cibarius D43 genome window below encodes:
- a CDS encoding DUF7344 domain-containing protein codes for MSSTDGTPQELSEDLIFDVLKNRRRRYTLHYLKQQGRPVELSELAEQVAAWENDTTVEGLSANERKSVYTSLYQTHLPKLSDAGIVEYNQSRGVVELSANAAQLEGYLRPQDEFPWIRYYLGLAIVSAVLVLADFLGIPPFTAIPDEIWGVIIVAAFALSALVHYLRRRQLGTGERPPSAR; via the coding sequence ATGAGTTCGACTGATGGAACCCCACAAGAACTGTCCGAAGACCTCATCTTCGACGTTCTGAAAAATCGACGGCGACGGTACACGCTTCACTACCTCAAGCAGCAGGGCCGCCCGGTGGAACTCAGCGAGCTCGCCGAACAGGTGGCGGCGTGGGAGAACGACACAACCGTCGAGGGGCTTTCGGCGAACGAACGAAAATCAGTGTACACTTCGCTCTACCAGACCCATCTGCCAAAGCTCTCGGACGCGGGAATCGTGGAGTACAACCAGAGCAGGGGCGTCGTCGAACTGTCGGCCAACGCCGCCCAGTTGGAAGGCTATCTCCGCCCGCAGGACGAATTTCCGTGGATTCGGTACTACCTCGGACTCGCAATCGTCAGCGCAGTTCTCGTCCTCGCAGACTTTCTCGGTATTCCGCCGTTTACCGCCATTCCGGACGAAATCTGGGGCGTCATCATCGTCGCCGCGTTCGCGCTCTCGGCACTGGTTCATTATTTGCGGCGGCGGCAACTCGGAACCGGGGAACGGCCGCCCTCTGCCCGGTAA
- a CDS encoding geranylgeranyl reductase family protein, whose amino-acid sequence MYDFVVVGAGPAGSRFARQAVRAGHDVLVLERGQVGTPLACSGHVSTDIWEFTPDGARDHLLQNEVYGARFHVDGPRSPEHPFYKDEVISNVIDRVGLDKTLARAAEDAGADLRENHSVTDVDEHGKHVDVTANTPDGAETFRGKMVVGCDGPVSRVRRELGLPEPKEKLQGVLGFAPKAHSGNFVDVHLTAPKFFAWRIPRGDAGVEFGLAAPPGSTPSARALFDRFTAEYSAETDEFCAGMIPIGPPARVSAHRGFLIGDAAAQTKPFTGGGILYGMTSADHAVRTIDPDDPGTLSHYERAWRNELKNEIRLGHWVRRAYSLPKSVQTAGLRSMAGEIGVHMDRPSSFFSAENLKTLLKKT is encoded by the coding sequence ATGTACGATTTCGTGGTGGTCGGTGCAGGTCCCGCCGGGTCGCGATTCGCGCGACAGGCAGTCCGTGCGGGGCACGATGTCCTCGTCCTCGAACGAGGACAGGTGGGGACGCCACTCGCCTGCTCCGGCCACGTGAGCACCGACATCTGGGAGTTTACCCCGGACGGTGCGCGTGACCACCTCCTCCAGAACGAAGTTTACGGCGCGCGATTCCACGTCGATGGCCCTCGTTCTCCGGAACATCCGTTTTACAAAGACGAAGTCATCTCGAACGTTATCGACCGCGTCGGACTCGATAAGACCCTCGCCCGCGCCGCGGAGGATGCGGGTGCCGACCTGCGCGAAAATCATAGCGTCACCGACGTGGACGAACACGGAAAGCACGTGGACGTGACGGCGAACACCCCCGACGGAGCCGAAACCTTCCGCGGAAAGATGGTCGTTGGCTGTGACGGCCCGGTTTCACGAGTTCGACGGGAACTCGGCCTCCCGGAACCGAAAGAGAAGCTACAGGGCGTCCTCGGATTCGCGCCGAAAGCCCACAGCGGCAATTTCGTGGACGTGCATCTCACCGCGCCGAAATTCTTCGCGTGGCGCATCCCCCGCGGCGATGCTGGCGTGGAGTTCGGACTGGCCGCCCCGCCGGGTTCGACCCCCAGCGCCCGCGCCCTGTTCGACCGGTTCACCGCCGAATACAGCGCCGAAACAGACGAGTTCTGCGCCGGAATGATTCCTATCGGCCCGCCAGCGAGGGTTTCGGCCCATCGCGGATTCCTCATCGGCGACGCCGCCGCGCAGACGAAACCGTTCACCGGGGGTGGCATCCTCTACGGGATGACTTCCGCAGACCACGCCGTTCGAACCATCGACCCCGACGACCCCGGAACGCTTTCCCACTACGAGCGCGCGTGGCGCAACGAGTTGAAAAACGAGATTCGACTGGGTCACTGGGTTCGTCGGGCGTACTCCCTACCGAAGTCGGTGCAGACCGCCGGACTCAGGTCGATGGCTGGCGAAATCGGGGTTCACATGGACAGACCGAGTTCCTTCTTCTCGGCTGAAAATCTCAAGACGCTCCTCAAAAAAACGTAG
- a CDS encoding chymotrypsin family serine protease: MKKMGAGALFPIGSFASQQGSTEKLPELRNQDGVVKWLEVPQSWAAQKRRAEKVSNALKNRYANDEGVVEVGIVASPEKFGDKRGLQVEVGIDKSKIKTEIEDHVDNVPVQTTEKPEAPVDLCLNTNYSGLPGGVKIYDSDTSPYSIGTTAWKVDWYGDCILTAAHTVEDTYDVYGDPTLSPQKVGGVALTESASATDVAVLSSNRNIPNKIIGDGSTYQIGGWVTESGISSRVSDFFDGYRQMGITTGETEGGLGKYHIGDSYHSGTPSYDGHGVRGSADVAKGDSGGPAFSLHNGDAYVTHIVTQGDPKGGRYTSNSNCYDTDPFKKSIGTAAYYLNNEYPIQGSSHS, translated from the coding sequence ATGAAGAAAATGGGGGCTGGTGCACTCTTCCCTATCGGAAGCTTTGCCAGTCAACAGGGTAGTACAGAAAAACTCCCTGAGTTGCGAAATCAAGATGGTGTGGTAAAGTGGTTGGAAGTTCCACAATCTTGGGCTGCTCAAAAACGACGAGCTGAGAAAGTTTCTAATGCACTGAAAAATAGATATGCGAACGATGAGGGTGTTGTTGAAGTTGGTATCGTTGCCAGCCCGGAAAAATTCGGTGATAAACGAGGGCTTCAGGTTGAGGTCGGAATAGACAAGAGTAAAATCAAAACTGAAATCGAAGACCATGTGGACAATGTTCCTGTCCAAACTACCGAGAAGCCAGAGGCTCCCGTTGACCTTTGTCTCAACACAAATTATAGTGGACTTCCAGGTGGAGTGAAGATTTACGACAGTGATACTTCGCCGTATTCGATCGGTACCACTGCTTGGAAGGTAGACTGGTATGGTGATTGTATATTGACCGCGGCACACACTGTTGAGGATACTTATGACGTCTACGGTGATCCCACTCTGTCCCCTCAGAAGGTCGGAGGGGTGGCTCTCACCGAATCAGCTTCAGCGACCGACGTGGCTGTGTTGAGCTCTAACCGTAACATCCCAAACAAAATTATCGGAGATGGATCTACATACCAAATTGGTGGATGGGTAACCGAGAGTGGAATTTCAAGTCGGGTTTCGGACTTCTTCGATGGTTACAGACAAATGGGCATTACCACCGGAGAAACCGAAGGTGGGCTTGGTAAATACCATATCGGAGACAGTTACCACTCAGGTACACCGTCCTACGACGGGCATGGTGTCAGAGGTAGTGCAGACGTTGCTAAGGGTGATTCTGGAGGCCCTGCCTTTTCACTCCACAATGGTGACGCTTACGTCACTCATATAGTCACACAGGGAGATCCGAAAGGCGGCCGATACACATCTAACTCCAATTGTTACGATACAGATCCATTCAAAAAGAGTATTGGTACTGCAGCGTACTATCTCAATAACGAGTACCCGATTCAAGGTTCTTCACACAGTTAG
- a CDS encoding M20 family metallopeptidase yields the protein MDELVEITRDLVSISSHEDETKAGDFIEGWLRTETDAEVTRDEIGNVIARKGTGVETDTELALVGHHDVVPPDESQVENGEYVVEERDGRLYGRGTADMKGSVVASMLAFRDANPTCELVFASFVAEELGGDGARHAVENGFSPDYAIVAEGSTNYSKDGVTDVVIAHRGRRASTITASGSAAHASEPEAGENAIYRACDAVDIVRDCSVPTVSVLGHEISGSVVATEIEGGSAWNVIPAGCEITIDERTVPGERADLEAVEDIEGVTWTVEQDLPPMECDDAEFADAVLESARDAQESEPKHVTKPHATDAGWLSQAGVTCVVCGASEPGEAHTKNESVGIDVLERCYRIYRNTAERL from the coding sequence ATGGACGAACTGGTCGAGATAACCCGTGACCTCGTGTCGATTTCGAGCCACGAGGACGAGACGAAGGCGGGCGATTTCATCGAAGGATGGCTTCGCACCGAAACCGACGCGGAGGTAACGAGAGACGAAATCGGCAACGTGATTGCCCGCAAAGGAACGGGAGTCGAAACCGACACCGAACTGGCGCTCGTCGGCCACCACGACGTCGTTCCCCCGGACGAATCGCAGGTCGAAAACGGCGAGTACGTCGTCGAAGAACGCGACGGCCGACTCTACGGGCGCGGAACCGCGGACATGAAAGGCTCCGTGGTTGCGTCGATGCTCGCGTTCCGCGATGCAAACCCGACCTGCGAACTCGTCTTCGCCAGTTTCGTCGCGGAGGAATTGGGCGGCGACGGCGCGCGCCACGCCGTCGAAAACGGCTTTTCACCTGACTATGCCATCGTCGCCGAGGGTTCCACGAACTACTCGAAAGACGGCGTCACGGATGTGGTCATCGCGCACCGAGGCCGACGCGCGAGTACCATCACGGCCAGTGGCTCCGCCGCCCACGCCAGCGAACCAGAAGCAGGCGAGAACGCAATTTACCGCGCCTGCGACGCGGTGGACATCGTGCGCGATTGTTCGGTGCCGACGGTTTCCGTCCTCGGCCACGAGATTTCGGGAAGCGTCGTCGCCACCGAAATCGAGGGCGGAAGCGCGTGGAACGTGATTCCTGCGGGCTGTGAAATCACGATAGACGAGCGAACCGTCCCCGGCGAACGCGCCGACCTCGAAGCGGTCGAAGACATCGAGGGAGTGACGTGGACTGTCGAACAGGATTTGCCGCCGATGGAGTGCGACGACGCCGAGTTCGCGGATGCAGTGCTGGAATCCGCGCGCGATGCACAGGAGAGCGAACCGAAACACGTCACGAAACCGCACGCGACCGACGCGGGATGGCTCTCGCAGGCCGGAGTTACGTGTGTGGTCTGTGGCGCTTCCGAACCCGGCGAGGCGCACACGAAAAACGAAAGCGTCGGAATCGACGTGCTTGAACGCTGTTATCGGATTTATCGGAACACGGCGGAACGACTCTGA
- the uvrA gene encoding excinuclease ABC subunit UvrA translates to MSKDYIEVRGAEEHNLKDLDVRIPREEFNVVTGLSGSGKSSLAFETVYAEGQRRYIESLSAYARNFLGQMDKPQVENVEGLSPAISIDQKNAANNPRSTVGTVTELHDYLRLLYARVGTPHCPQCGQEVGEQSAQNMVRRVLDLPEGTKAKIAAPVVRDQKGAFADLFDDLVSDGYSRVEVDGEEFDLTLDKPELDKNYDHTIDVIVDRVKVSEEARSRITDSVETALEEAEGMMKLIVPNPPEDVDLGSESRSTGDLAGEGDSRLAVEFSEDLACTNCGIDFREIETRSFSFNSPHGACPECEGIGETKEVDEGLVVQDPSKQLKHVFEPWGYQRTYYRRQLDSVARHFDVKLTTPFEELDEDIQDAFLYGTNEDVLFKWDTKNGTRRKEEPFEGVMNNLERRYVETDSDRARKHIEDYMAVTECPACDGTRLRPQSRSVYVNGTSISQVNRMSIGDALVHFENLEANLTDRQNRIAEEILKEIRARLGFMEEVGLQYLTLDREASTLSGGESQRIRLATQIGSGLVGVLYVLDEPSIGLHQRDNDRLLNTLCELRDLGNTLIVVEHDEETMRRADNVIDMGPGPGRRGGEVVVQGDVDEVMAHDESITGDYLAGREEIPVPDERREHDTHVTIRGARQHNLKNLDVDIPVGTFTAITGVSGSGKSTLMHDILYKGLAREMNDNTSVDPGEHDAIDGMDDIEKVRLIDQSPIGRTPRSNPATYTGVFDYVREAFAETKLAKQRGYEKGRFSFNVKGGRCEECGGQGTVKIEMNFLSDVYVPCEECEGARYNDETLDVTYRGKTIAEVLDMSVEDAHDFFEHDSRVRRRLKLLKDVGLDYMKLGQPSTTLSGGEAQRVKLAEELGKKSTGDTLYLLDEPTTGLHHEDERKLISVLQRLTEKGNSIVVIEHELDLVKNADHVIDLGPEGGEKGGEIVATGTPEEVARNDDSYTGQYLRDKLPAVELDGPRADRPAPAAMDD, encoded by the coding sequence ATGAGCAAGGACTACATCGAAGTGCGGGGGGCCGAGGAGCACAACCTCAAAGACCTCGACGTACGGATTCCGCGCGAGGAGTTCAACGTCGTCACCGGCCTATCTGGGTCGGGCAAGTCCTCGCTCGCCTTCGAGACGGTGTACGCTGAGGGACAGCGACGATACATCGAGAGCCTGTCGGCCTACGCCCGGAACTTCCTCGGACAGATGGACAAACCGCAGGTCGAGAACGTCGAAGGCTTGTCGCCCGCCATCTCAATCGACCAGAAGAACGCGGCGAACAACCCGCGTTCGACGGTCGGAACCGTGACCGAACTGCACGACTACCTGCGACTACTCTACGCCCGCGTAGGGACGCCCCACTGCCCGCAGTGTGGGCAGGAAGTCGGCGAGCAGAGCGCCCAGAACATGGTTCGGCGGGTGCTAGACTTGCCGGAGGGCACGAAGGCGAAAATCGCCGCGCCGGTCGTCCGCGACCAAAAAGGCGCGTTCGCGGACTTGTTCGACGACCTCGTTTCGGACGGCTACTCCCGCGTCGAAGTGGACGGCGAGGAGTTCGACCTGACGCTCGACAAACCCGAACTCGACAAAAACTACGATCACACAATCGACGTTATCGTGGACAGGGTGAAAGTCAGCGAGGAAGCGCGCTCGCGCATCACCGACAGCGTGGAAACCGCGCTGGAGGAAGCCGAGGGCATGATGAAACTCATCGTGCCGAATCCACCGGAAGACGTGGATTTGGGTTCGGAGTCACGCTCGACTGGCGATCTGGCTGGTGAGGGCGATTCTCGACTCGCGGTGGAGTTCTCCGAAGACCTCGCCTGCACGAACTGCGGCATCGACTTCCGCGAAATCGAGACGCGCAGTTTTTCGTTCAACAGTCCACATGGCGCGTGTCCCGAGTGTGAGGGAATCGGCGAGACGAAAGAAGTTGACGAGGGCCTCGTCGTCCAAGACCCGAGCAAGCAGTTGAAACACGTCTTCGAACCGTGGGGCTACCAGCGGACGTACTATCGACGACAACTGGATTCCGTGGCCCGGCACTTCGACGTGAAGTTGACGACACCGTTCGAAGAGTTGGACGAGGACATTCAGGACGCCTTCCTCTACGGAACTAACGAGGACGTGCTGTTCAAATGGGACACGAAAAACGGCACTCGCCGGAAAGAAGAACCGTTCGAGGGCGTGATGAACAACCTCGAACGTCGCTACGTCGAAACCGACAGCGACCGGGCGCGAAAGCACATCGAGGACTACATGGCGGTGACGGAGTGTCCCGCCTGTGACGGCACGCGACTGCGACCACAGAGTCGGTCGGTGTACGTCAATGGCACGTCGATTTCACAGGTCAACCGGATGTCCATCGGGGACGCACTGGTTCACTTCGAGAATCTCGAAGCGAATCTAACAGACCGCCAGAACCGCATCGCCGAGGAGATTTTGAAGGAGATTCGCGCCCGTCTGGGGTTCATGGAGGAAGTCGGCCTGCAGTACCTCACGCTCGACCGTGAAGCCTCAACGCTTTCGGGCGGGGAAAGCCAGCGGATTCGGCTTGCGACACAAATCGGCTCCGGACTAGTCGGCGTGCTGTACGTGCTTGACGAACCGTCGATTGGACTCCACCAGCGCGACAACGACCGCCTGCTGAACACGCTCTGTGAACTCCGTGATTTGGGCAACACCCTCATCGTGGTGGAACACGACGAGGAGACGATGCGCCGCGCGGACAACGTCATCGACATGGGGCCCGGCCCGGGAAGACGCGGCGGCGAAGTCGTCGTTCAGGGCGACGTGGACGAGGTGATGGCCCACGACGAGAGCATCACGGGCGACTATCTTGCCGGACGCGAAGAGATACCAGTGCCTGACGAGCGTCGAGAACACGACACGCACGTCACGATTCGCGGTGCCCGCCAACACAACCTGAAAAACCTCGACGTGGACATTCCGGTCGGGACGTTTACGGCCATCACGGGCGTTTCGGGGTCTGGTAAGTCCACACTGATGCACGACATCCTGTACAAGGGATTGGCCCGCGAGATGAACGACAACACGTCCGTCGACCCCGGCGAACACGACGCCATCGATGGGATGGACGATATCGAGAAAGTGCGACTCATCGACCAGTCGCCAATCGGCAGAACCCCGCGGTCGAATCCAGCGACCTACACCGGCGTCTTCGACTACGTCCGCGAAGCGTTCGCGGAGACGAAACTCGCCAAACAGCGCGGCTACGAGAAGGGTCGCTTCTCGTTCAACGTGAAAGGCGGACGCTGTGAGGAGTGTGGCGGACAGGGAACCGTGAAAATCGAGATGAACTTCCTGTCGGACGTGTACGTCCCGTGTGAGGAGTGCGAAGGCGCACGCTACAACGACGAAACGCTGGACGTGACCTATCGCGGCAAGACGATTGCCGAAGTCCTCGACATGTCCGTCGAGGATGCCCACGACTTCTTCGAACACGATTCGCGGGTTCGGCGCAGGCTGAAACTGCTGAAGGATGTGGGACTCGACTACATGAAACTCGGTCAACCGTCCACGACGCTGTCGGGCGGCGAAGCCCAACGCGTCAAACTCGCCGAGGAACTCGGCAAGAAATCGACCGGTGACACGCTCTATCTGCTCGACGAACCGACGACTGGCCTCCACCACGAAGACGAGCGAAAACTCATCTCGGTGCTCCAGCGACTCACCGAGAAGGGCAACAGCATCGTCGTCATCGAACACGAATTAGACCTCGTAAAGAACGCAGACCACGTCATCGACCTCGGCCCGGAAGGTGGCGAGAAGGGCGGCGAAATCGTCGCCACGGGAACGCCCGAAGAAGTTGCGCGAAACGACGATTCGTACACCGGGCAGTATCTCCGCGATAAACTCCCCGCCGTCGAACTCGATGGTCCGCGTGCCGACAGACCTGCACCTGCCGCGATGGACGATTGA
- a CDS encoding DUF7344 domain-containing protein yields the protein MVQSESTRLDAVFNVLSDGERRRVMHHLTNASDGTATLEELATLGDDSAGSEVRLRHIHLPRLDAAKFIEYDERSETVLYHENNAIEKILTECCRNR from the coding sequence ATGGTACAATCTGAGTCTACAAGACTCGACGCAGTGTTCAACGTACTTTCGGATGGGGAGCGTCGTCGCGTGATGCATCATCTCACGAACGCATCAGACGGAACTGCGACACTCGAAGAACTTGCGACCCTCGGCGACGACTCTGCCGGGAGTGAGGTTCGTCTCCGCCACATCCACCTCCCGCGTCTCGATGCGGCAAAATTCATCGAATACGACGAGCGAAGCGAAACAGTCCTATATCATGAAAACAACGCAATTGAAAAAATTCTAACTGAATGTTGCAGAAATAGATAA
- a CDS encoding carboxypeptidase M32 has protein sequence MATEAAAENAAYQELLDNVKRISNVKNAAGILGWDQEVVMPEGGTPARSQQRSALSAIAHELLTDDEIGELLDELESQELDDEQAAVVREVRREYERATRVPGELVEEISRTTSEALPQWKEAKAEDDFSIFAPTLEKLVEQKREYAEHIDPDKDPYEVLFADYEPYLGIETAEEMLTRLRDELVPLIDSIRESDVELAAPFDGTYDTDTQEQLSRDILDTLGYDWNRGRLDTAPHPFSSGTQFDARVTTRFDESDPLGAMMSTIHEFGHATYTQGLPDEEYGTPLGQSRDLTAHESQSRIWENHVGRSRAFWERFLPALKERFPDVEDASVEDIYEAVNQVYEDNLIRVEADELTYHMHIVVRFEIEKALIRGQIEVEDVPELWNDKYEEYLGIRPDTDSEGCLQDIHWSHGSFGYFPTYSLGSVLAAQLYAKAEEDIPDLDDQIRNGEFDEFHDWLTSNVHQHGCLYTTDELIEEATGEEFTADYFLEYADEKYAELYDLE, from the coding sequence ATGGCAACCGAAGCCGCCGCAGAAAACGCCGCGTATCAGGAGCTTCTCGACAACGTAAAACGAATCTCCAACGTCAAAAACGCCGCCGGAATCCTCGGCTGGGACCAAGAGGTCGTGATGCCCGAAGGCGGCACGCCCGCCCGGTCACAACAGCGTTCCGCCCTCTCCGCAATCGCCCACGAACTGCTCACCGACGACGAGATAGGCGAGTTGTTGGACGAACTCGAATCACAGGAGTTGGACGACGAGCAGGCCGCCGTCGTGCGCGAAGTTCGACGCGAGTACGAGCGAGCAACCCGAGTTCCGGGCGAACTGGTCGAGGAGATTTCACGAACCACGTCCGAAGCCCTTCCGCAGTGGAAGGAGGCGAAAGCCGAGGACGACTTCTCGATTTTCGCGCCGACGCTCGAAAAACTGGTCGAGCAGAAACGCGAGTACGCAGAGCATATCGACCCCGACAAAGACCCCTACGAGGTGCTGTTCGCGGATTACGAACCCTATCTCGGCATCGAAACCGCGGAGGAGATGCTGACGCGACTCCGCGACGAACTGGTTCCCCTCATCGACTCGATTCGGGAGAGCGACGTGGAACTCGCCGCACCGTTCGACGGCACCTACGACACGGACACGCAGGAACAGCTTTCGCGCGATATTCTCGACACGCTCGGCTACGACTGGAACCGCGGCCGCCTCGACACCGCACCGCACCCCTTCTCCAGCGGGACGCAGTTCGACGCCCGCGTGACGACGCGATTCGACGAGAGCGACCCGCTCGGCGCGATGATGAGCACCATCCACGAGTTTGGCCACGCGACGTACACGCAGGGCCTCCCGGACGAGGAGTACGGAACGCCGCTCGGTCAGTCCCGTGACCTGACCGCCCACGAATCCCAGTCCCGAATCTGGGAGAATCACGTCGGCCGGTCGCGCGCCTTCTGGGAACGGTTCCTACCCGCCTTGAAAGAGCGATTCCCGGACGTGGAAGACGCCTCCGTCGAGGACATCTACGAAGCAGTCAACCAAGTTTACGAGGATAACTTGATCCGCGTCGAAGCGGACGAACTCACCTACCACATGCACATCGTGGTTCGGTTCGAAATCGAGAAAGCGCTCATCCGCGGCCAAATCGAAGTCGAGGACGTGCCGGAACTCTGGAACGACAAGTACGAGGAGTACCTCGGCATCCGCCCCGACACCGATTCGGAAGGCTGTCTCCAAGACATCCACTGGAGCCACGGCAGTTTCGGCTACTTCCCGACCTACTCGCTCGGAAGCGTCCTCGCGGCGCAGCTGTACGCGAAAGCGGAAGAAGATATTCCGGACTTGGACGACCAGATTCGAAACGGGGAGTTCGACGAGTTCCACGACTGGCTGACCAGCAACGTCCACCAGCATGGTTGTCTGTACACCACCGACGAACTCATCGAAGAGGCGACCGGCGAGGAGTTCACCGCGGACTACTTCTTAGAGTACGCGGACGAGAAGTACGCCGAACTGTACGATTTAGAGTAG
- a CDS encoding ArsR/SmtB family transcription factor, which produces MSSLFPHQSTSTHKPTNQSYLLSINDEEAEEVFSVLSSATTRDVLASLYTTPATASSLSDEMDSSLQNIKYHLKKLEEANLIEVTDTWYSNSGSEMKVYAPTNESLVLFATKSNNEKTLRNSLSRLLGSIIALGLVSQLIDLLMQFFREPRDQNFSVSYDTPSPTSGATDQLIQLSLGELFFTIGLFTILLVFIWRCHTHSSLQSRS; this is translated from the coding sequence ATGAGTAGTCTATTCCCCCATCAGTCAACGAGTACGCACAAACCTACCAATCAGAGCTATTTACTGAGTATCAATGATGAGGAGGCCGAAGAGGTATTCTCTGTCCTCAGTTCGGCTACAACTCGTGATGTTCTTGCTTCTCTTTATACTACACCAGCGACAGCATCGAGTCTTTCTGACGAAATGGATAGCTCCCTTCAAAATATCAAATACCATCTCAAGAAGTTGGAGGAAGCAAACCTTATTGAGGTTACTGACACATGGTACTCCAACTCAGGTAGCGAAATGAAGGTGTACGCACCGACGAACGAATCACTCGTTCTCTTCGCTACAAAGAGCAACAACGAAAAAACACTTCGAAATTCGCTCTCTCGCCTTCTTGGTTCGATTATCGCCTTGGGTCTCGTAAGTCAGCTAATCGACTTGTTGATGCAGTTCTTCCGCGAACCGCGAGATCAAAACTTTTCCGTTTCTTATGATACTCCTTCCCCGACTAGTGGTGCCACCGACCAGCTAATTCAGCTTTCGCTAGGTGAATTGTTCTTCACCATCGGCCTTTTCACCATTTTACTTGTGTTTATTTGGCGATGTCACACCCATTCTTCGTTACAATCAAGATCTTAA
- a CDS encoding glycoside hydrolase family 18 protein — MSNHGNPTQKFTGRKLTPSASRRKFLLGTGAVAVTGTLGTRNAKAHGDYGNRVVGYYPAWAGNYSPGDVPYDKITHLNYAFLEPRSDGTVVVGDSSEKSLLSDLSNYDDTDTVFILSISSGWYSGKFSDAASTATRRQRFAKTAVDIMERYGFDGLDLDWEYPDGTIRASDPHNFTLLLEECRKELDSRFGSWTHLTMAGSPNPNIVDDAYEVGTISNYLDHVNVMTYDYHGDWSNDTNFNAPFDSPPEDPDGQQSWNTTNHMEHWASKSIAKDKLVMGMPFYGRSYSGVAPTNDGLFNSFTSSTSETYYNIVQNIKPQSDYEYHWHPDAKVPWLYSTVENTFISYDNVRSISNKSNYVKNNGFGGAMCWELSQDPSNTLIEEMHSALHS; from the coding sequence ATGTCAAACCATGGAAATCCAACACAGAAGTTCACCGGACGGAAACTGACTCCCTCGGCATCACGGCGGAAATTCCTCCTTGGAACAGGCGCAGTGGCTGTGACGGGAACGCTCGGAACTCGCAACGCGAAAGCACACGGCGACTACGGCAATCGCGTCGTCGGCTACTACCCTGCTTGGGCGGGGAATTACTCGCCCGGGGACGTCCCCTACGACAAAATCACCCACTTAAATTACGCATTCCTCGAACCGCGGTCCGACGGAACGGTCGTCGTGGGCGATTCGTCCGAAAAGAGTCTACTCAGCGACTTATCGAACTATGACGACACGGACACGGTGTTCATCCTCTCCATCAGTTCCGGGTGGTATTCGGGGAAATTCTCGGACGCCGCATCGACGGCGACGCGACGCCAGCGATTCGCCAAGACGGCGGTTGATATAATGGAACGGTACGGCTTCGACGGACTGGATTTGGACTGGGAGTACCCTGATGGGACGATTCGAGCCAGCGATCCACACAACTTCACGCTTCTCTTGGAGGAGTGTCGAAAGGAACTCGATTCGCGATTCGGTTCGTGGACTCACCTAACGATGGCTGGCTCTCCGAATCCTAACATCGTGGACGATGCTTACGAGGTCGGAACCATCAGCAACTATCTCGACCACGTCAACGTAATGACCTACGACTACCACGGTGATTGGAGTAACGACACGAATTTCAACGCGCCGTTCGATTCCCCGCCGGAAGACCCTGATGGACAGCAGAGCTGGAACACCACCAACCACATGGAGCACTGGGCCAGCAAATCGATAGCGAAGGACAAACTCGTCATGGGAATGCCGTTCTACGGGCGTTCGTACTCGGGCGTCGCACCAACTAACGACGGGTTGTTCAACTCGTTCACCTCGTCAACGTCGGAGACGTACTACAATATCGTACAGAATATCAAACCACAGTCGGATTACGAGTACCACTGGCACCCGGATGCGAAAGTTCCATGGCTGTACTCCACAGTCGAAAACACGTTCATCTCGTACGATAACGTTCGCTCCATCTCGAACAAGTCGAACTACGTCAAGAACAACGGCTTCGGCGGGGCGATGTGTTGGGAACTCTCCCAAGACCCCAGCAACACCCTCATCGAGGAGATGCACAGTGCGCTCCACTCCTGA